In Chanodichthys erythropterus isolate Z2021 chromosome 11, ASM2448905v1, whole genome shotgun sequence, a single window of DNA contains:
- the LOC137031056 gene encoding nuclear factor 7, ovary-like — MIKGQVKVSRFGAGTSPLSDLSSIQKLYEVYVILDPNTAYPKLILSKDRKQVSYGGTWTDVPNNPERFDSSACVLGKDGFSCGRFYFEVQVSDKTEWDLGMATESIRRKGKIRVCPEDGFWCIWLRNGCEYMANESRPLSLSLIDKPQKVGLFVDYEEGLVSFYNVETKALIYSFTGLSFTERIYPFFSPCNKRVGQNKSGRFVQMTFSGENS; from the exons ATGATTAAAGGACAAGTGAAGGTCTCACGCTTCGGTGCCGGTACTTCTCCATTATCAGATCTGAGCTCAATACAGAAACTTTACGAAG TGTATGTGATTTTGGATCCTAACACAGCTTACCCTAAACTCATCCTGTCTAAAGACAGGAAACAAGTGAGTTATGGTGGAACCTGGACAGATGTTCCCAATAACCCTGAGAGATTTGACTCCTCTGCCTGTGTCCTGGGAAAGGATGGGTTTTCCTGTGGGAGGTTTTACTTTGAGGTCCAAGTCAGTGATAAGACTGAATGGGATTTAGGTATGGCTACAGAGTCCATTAGGAGAAAGGGGAAAATAAGAGTGTGTCCAGAGGATGGATTTTGGTGTATATGGCTACGGAATGGCTGTGAATATATGGCTAATGAATCTCGTCCTCTTTCCCTTTCCCTGATAGACAAACCCCAGAAGGTGGGGCTGTTTGTGGATTATGAGGAGGGTCTGGTCTCCTTCTACAATGTGGAGACCAAGGCTCTTATCTACTCCTTCACTGGTCTGTCTTTTACTGAGAGAATCTATCCATTTTTCAGCCCTTGTAACAAAAGAG ttggtcagaacaaaagtggcagatttgttcagatgacattctccggtgaaaattcttaa
- the LOC137030702 gene encoding tripartite motif-containing protein 29-like, which produces MNSFSSSLSDELLQCHICLEELLDPVTTSCGHNFCNSCIEACWESGQLFLCRLCKEEFDSKPDLKINAAFKKVVDRFKVHQRPKKLEENKHQTKHFQQLLCDVCSENKQRAVKSCLHCVTSFCKIHLDNHKTAPRLIRHKLINPVENLEDYICGKHDKPLEMFCRDHQTCLCLFCTETVHKTHNAVPIEEESGHRKAQLEKTQAEIKVMIQDRNKKIKEIKNLVESNKSTTERNKVELFADLIRSIERCQSELVMEQKQKAAEKQAEELIKELEQEISELKRRNTELEQLSHTEDHLHLLQVYSSMCSPPQVKTWTNIDINIDLLNTETLEKALTCHKEKVNKELKKIHEIIQLPVIQGFDFNQLTSQPSANRIFVFGSANTDSVPSSPLRVPKTRHPDRDFKNQKKRSSDRGQNLLYSG; this is translated from the exons ATGAATTCCTTCAGCTCATCACTCTCTGATGAGCTGCTCCAGTGCCATATATGTCTGGAGGAGCTCCTTGACCCAGTCACCACTTCATGCGGACACAACTTCTGTAACAGCTGTATCGAGGCATGCTGGGAGAGTGGGCAGCTCTTTCTGTGCCGACTCTGTAAGGAAGAGTTTGATAGTAAACCAGATTTAAAGATAAATGCAGCATTTAAAAAGGTTGTTGACCGTTTCAAAGTGCATCAACGGCCAAAGAAActtgaagaaaataaacaccaaacaaaacattttcaacaaCTTTTATGTGACGTCTGCTCTGAAAACAAGCAAAGGGCAGTAAAGTCTTGTTTGCATTGTGTAACATCTTTCTGCAAGATTCACCTTGACAATCACAAAACTGCACCAAGGCTCATAAGGCACAAACTGATCAACCCCGTGGAGAACCTGGAAGATTATATCTGCGGGAAACATGATAAACCACTGGAGATGTTCTGCAGAGATCATCAGACCTGTCTATGTCTGTTTTGCACTGAAACAGTACATAAGACTCATAATGCTGTTCCTATAGAGGAAGAAAGTGGACACAGGAAG GCTCAACTGGAAAAGACACAGGCAGAAATCAAGGTGATGATCCAGGACAGAAATAAGAAAATTAAGGAGATAAAAAACTTAGTGGAGTCCAACAAG AGCACCAcagagagaaataaagttgaGCTGTTCGCTGATCTGATCCGCTCCATTGAGAGATGTCAGTCTGAGCTGGTGATGGAGCAGAAGCAGAAAGCAGCAGAGAAACAGGCTGAAGAGCTCATTAAAGAGTTAGAGCAGGAGATCTCTGAGCTGAAGAGGAGAAACACTGAGCTGGAGCAGCTCTCACACACTGAGGATCACCTGCACCTCCTACAG GTTTACTCATCTATGTGCAGCCCTCCACAAGTGAAGACCTGGACAAACATCGACATTAACATAGATCTACTGAACACAGAAACTCTAGAGAAAGCCCTTACTTGCCACAAGGAAAAAGTCAACAAGGAACTGAAAAAAATCCATGAGATCA TTCAACTTCCTGTTATTCAAGGATTCGACTTCAATCAACTAACATCACAACCTTCAGCCAATAGGATATTTGTATTTGGCAGCGCTAACACAGATTCTGTTCCCTCAAGTCCTTTAAGGGTACCTAAAA CAAGGCACCCTGACAGAGATTTCAAAAATCAAAAGAAGCGAAGTTCAGACAGAGGGCAAAATCTACTTTACTCTGGATAA